The genomic DNA GTCGAAACTGGTCCTCTACGCCACCACGCTGCTCGAGAAGAACGGCGTCCACAACATCAACACCGGCGAGGTGTTCAACATCTACAAGCGCCTCTGCCAGGAGATCGACGCCGACGTGCTGACCCAGCGCCGTGTCACGGACCTCATCTCCGAACTCGACATGCTGGGCATCGTGAACGCCGTCGTCGTCTCGAAGGGACGGTACGGCCGGACCAAGGAGATCTCCCTCTCGGTCCCCATCGAGGAGACCGAGGCCGTCCTCCTCTCGGACTCGCGCATCGGCGAGGTCGAGGACGCACAGCCCCTCGTCCAGACCCGGTTCGACAACTGACACCGACGGCCGCGTCCCACCCCGGTTCGCCAACTTCCGACCTTCTACACGATACATCCTAGAAATATTTTGTATATATCCATAAAATCAAGTGTAGATATTAAAAATCGAAATTCTATCATTTAAGAGCGTAGAACGACATTGTTCATGGCTCCAGCCGCATCGTCGGGGTGTGTCCGGTGTCGCGTCCCGTGCCGCGGCCGTCCCGCCCCGGGTGGGGTCGGTCGCAGCCGTCAGTATCTGGTCGTCCGCCCAGAGGCGGATGTTGCCGAGCCAGGGGATGCGGAACTCGGCGGTCCCCACGACCCAGGCGGGTCTGACGACCGGTGAGAGTCCCATCACCTGGTCGTAGCGGTCGTTGGTCGTGGGGTTGTCGCCTTTGGTGATGAAGCCGGCGTGGGGTGCGGGACACTGGGAGAGTTCGCCGCAGCTCCGGGCGCCCCCGAGGTACGCCGGGTCGGCCTTGCCGTTGGCGACCCAGTTCTCGCTCTCGTTGACCCAGAAGCGGGCCCGGTGGATGATGGGGGTCCCGGTTGCGTCGCCTCGGGGCTGGTAGACGATGACGTCTCCGGGTGCGCCGAACGTCCGGTAGCCGGTCTCAGCACCCGTACGAGCCGGAACCACTCCGGTCTCGGCGTGGGCCCGGTCCGGCGCGAACCGGTGTTCCTCGACCACGAACACGAGGTCACCGCGGTGGAGGTTGGGTTCCATCGACCCGGAGGTGACGGCGACCATCGGGGGCCACAGCCCGCTGACCGCGAACAGCAACAGGCCGACGAGGCAGACGACGCCGACGGTCGAGAGGACCTCGCGGACGTAGACCACGGCACCGCTGTCGGTCGCGAGGAACCACTGGACCCGCTCCCGGAGGGTCTCGGGGTCGTCGTTGACCACGCCCACGCACTCCGGGCCACCGGCTGAATATCTTCCCCCTCGGTCCCATCTCCCCGACGCTCGGTGCTGTCCACACAGCCGCTCGCTCTCGGTACGGCCCTGTCACCT from Haloglomus litoreum includes the following:
- a CDS encoding S26 family signal peptidase is translated as MVNDDPETLRERVQWFLATDSGAVVYVREVLSTVGVVCLVGLLLFAVSGLWPPMVAVTSGSMEPNLHRGDLVFVVEEHRFAPDRAHAETGVVPARTGAETGYRTFGAPGDVIVYQPRGDATGTPIIHRARFWVNESENWVANGKADPAYLGGARSCGELSQCPAPHAGFITKGDNPTTNDRYDQVMGLSPVVRPAWVVGTAEFRIPWLGNIRLWADDQILTAATDPTRGGTAAARDATPDTPRRCGWSHEQCRSTLLNDRISIFNIYT